From a single Nostoc sp. MS1 genomic region:
- a CDS encoding HlyD family efflux transporter periplasmic adaptor subunit, whose amino-acid sequence MNTLHRQENDFWQQSNQPIPEELPILEANEFLPHIGKWTSIGGVIVFSIFVVAVVLASILKYKVTVKVPATIRPVGELKLVQSLISGKIIKVDVAENQTVAEGQPIAYIDNSRLQTQKSQLQNVIQQSQLQLSNIDTQLKQLDTQIAAQINLNYRTAIAAQAELSGTQRNYVDQQVKAAAEMTQAQSALTLAKVQKDRLQREKLLTATVRETEAALSLARAQSDRLQRENLLKTTIQEAETAWKLAKAQRDRLQQDNVLTATIQEAQAALTLAQVQRDRLQPIVASGAIARNFIEEKEQAVISAQAKLAEAKTNAKNLQEEKEQAVISAQAKLEQAKANVKNLLEEKDQAVISAQAKLEQAKANAKNLLEEKDQALIVAQTNLEKARTAMNPSDASVTVASQRIKQEQARGEASLAALKKEKETLLQQRLEFQKQLDRTRKDLQQTENDLNQSVIRAPIAGTVLQLNLRNPGQVVQPSEAIAQIAPINAPIQIKANVPAQDISKIKSGQQVQMRVSACPYPDYGTLKGTVKTIAADALPVASNNPQGSVTKATAYEVIVEPQTLYVGRGDKQCQLKAGMEGKANIISREETILKFILRKARLIADL is encoded by the coding sequence GTGAACACCTTACACCGCCAAGAAAATGACTTTTGGCAACAATCCAATCAGCCAATTCCCGAAGAACTTCCTATATTAGAAGCTAACGAATTTCTTCCTCATATTGGTAAATGGACTAGTATCGGTGGAGTAATTGTCTTCAGCATCTTTGTTGTCGCGGTGGTGCTGGCCTCTATTCTTAAGTACAAAGTGACTGTAAAAGTGCCTGCAACTATTCGCCCTGTAGGAGAATTAAAGCTTGTACAGTCTCTAATTAGCGGCAAAATTATCAAGGTTGATGTTGCAGAAAATCAAACCGTAGCTGAAGGACAACCGATCGCCTATATTGATAATTCTCGCCTACAAACCCAAAAAAGCCAGTTACAGAACGTCATCCAGCAAAGTCAACTACAACTTAGTAACATTGATACTCAGTTAAAACAACTTGATACGCAAATTGCAGCCCAGATTAACTTAAATTACCGTACAGCCATAGCTGCACAAGCTGAACTCAGTGGTACGCAACGCAACTATGTAGACCAACAAGTAAAAGCGGCGGCGGAGATGACACAAGCACAATCAGCCTTGACTTTAGCCAAGGTACAAAAAGACCGCTTACAACGGGAAAAGCTATTAACTGCAACAGTACGGGAAACAGAAGCCGCTTTAAGCCTCGCTAGAGCGCAAAGCGATCGCTTACAGCGAGAAAACCTGTTAAAAACCACTATACAAGAAGCCGAAACCGCCTGGAAACTTGCAAAAGCACAACGCGATCGCCTGCAACAAGACAATGTATTAACTGCTACTATCCAAGAAGCCCAAGCCGCCTTGACTTTAGCCCAAGTCCAACGCGATAGACTGCAACCGATAGTAGCATCGGGTGCGATCGCGCGTAACTTTATTGAGGAAAAAGAACAAGCTGTCATTTCCGCTCAAGCCAAACTAGCAGAGGCTAAAACTAATGCTAAAAACCTTCAAGAAGAAAAAGAACAAGCTGTCATTTCCGCCCAGGCGAAGCTAGAACAAGCCAAAGCTAACGTCAAAAATCTGCTTGAAGAAAAAGACCAAGCTGTCATTTCTGCCCAGGCGAAGCTAGAACAAGCCAAAGCTAACGCCAAAAATCTACTTGAAGAAAAAGACCAAGCCTTAATAGTCGCCCAAACAAATCTGGAAAAGGCGAGGACAGCCATGAATCCTAGCGATGCAAGTGTGACGGTAGCATCGCAACGAATTAAACAAGAACAAGCAAGAGGGGAAGCCTCCTTAGCAGCATTGAAAAAAGAGAAAGAAACTCTACTGCAACAACGCCTAGAATTTCAAAAACAACTTGATAGAACTCGTAAAGACTTACAACAAACAGAAAACGACCTGAATCAGAGTGTGATTCGCGCCCCGATTGCGGGTACAGTGTTGCAATTAAACCTGCGTAACCCTGGCCAAGTAGTGCAACCAAGTGAAGCGATCGCTCAGATTGCGCCTATCAATGCTCCCATCCAGATTAAAGCCAATGTACCAGCCCAAGATATCAGCAAAATTAAATCTGGTCAACAAGTGCAGATGCGAGTTTCAGCTTGCCCCTACCCAGATTACGGCACTCTTAAAGGCACAGTCAAAACAATAGCAGCAGATGCTCTACCAGTAGCTAGTAATAACCCCCAAGGTTCGGTTACTAAAGCTACAGCTTATGAAGTAATTGTAGAACCACAAA